Within Stella humosa, the genomic segment ACGAAGCGGTCCTGCCAGTCGGGCGGCGGGCCGTTCTGGTAGTGGCGGGCCAGCGCCTGGGCATAGTCCTGGGTGTCGTCGCCGAAGAGCGCGCGGCAGGCCTCGAGCTGCGGGCCGTTCGCCACCAGCCGGTCCCAGAACCAGTGCCCGACCTCGTGCCGGAAATGGCCCAGCAGCGTGCGGTAGGGCTCTCCCATCTCGGTACGGATGCGCTCGCGCGCGTGGTCGTCGGCTTCTTCCAGGTTGATGGTGACGAGCCCGTCGTCATGCCCCGTCAGCACCCGCGGCCCTTGCGGCGAGGCATCGGCCAGGAAATCGAACGCCAGGCCGTTGTCGGGATCGTCGACGCGGTTGGCGAGCGGCAGGCCCAGCGCCAGGAGCGTGTAGAACAGGCGATGCTTGGCCAACTCCAGCCGGCGCCAGCGGTCGAGGTTGCCGGCGGGCGCCAGGTCGGGGATGGTGCGGTTGTGGCGGCAGGCCCGGCACAGCGGCTCATCCTGGTCGGCCGGCACCAGCCAGTTGCAGATGCCGTGGGTCACGTTGGCGCAGAAGCGGTACGGACGGTCGGGCGCACCCAGCGCCCGCCAGTCATCCCCCTCCGACTCCAGCGCCGACATCTCGCCGATGTCGGGCAGATAGCCCAGGACCAGCCCGCAGCTCATGCAGCGGGTGTTCTCGAAATAGAGCGGCTGGCCGCAATTCTGGCATTCGAAGAGCTTCATCGCTCCGCCCAACGTAGGCGCCTCCGGATCGTTCCGGAAAATCGGGCGACCGCGGCAAATCCACCCAGGCGATCTGGACGCTCCCGTCGTATCGCATGATATAGGACGGTGAGGCGCCCTTGTCCGCGCCGCCCCCTGCCGCCTGAGCCCCCCTCTTCGGCCACACCATCGCGAGGATGCACCCCATGTCGCACGCGCAGCAGTTCTACATCGACGGCCAGTGGGTCGATCCGATCGTCCCGGCGACGATCGACGTCATCGACCCGTCCAGCGAGGAAGCCTTCGTGAAGATCTCGGTCGGCAGCGCCGCCGACGTCGATCGCGCGGTGGCCGCCGCCAAGGCCGCCTTCCCCGCCTTCTCGCAGACCAGCAAGGCCGAGCGCGTCGCGCTGCTGCGCCGTATCGTCGAGGTCTACAAGACCCGCCTGCCCGACATCGCGGCTGCCGTCTCGCAGGAGATGGGCGCGCCGATGGACCTGGCCACCAACGCCCAGGCGGCCATCGGTTGGCGCCACATCGCCAAGATGGCCGATACCCTGGAGCAGTACGAGTTCAACGAACTGCGCGGCTCCACCCTGATCGCCAAGGAGCCGATCGGCGTGTGCGGCATGATCACGCCGTGGAACTGGCCGCTCAACCAGATCGCCTGCAAGGTAGCGCCCGCCATCGCCGCCGGCTGCACCATGGTCCTGAAGCCGAGCGAGATCGCACCCATCAACGGCATCATCTTCGCCGAAGTCATGCATGAGGCGGGCGTGCCCAAGGGCGTGTTCAACCTCGTCAACGGCGACGGTCCGACGGTCGGCCAGGCGATCGCCTCCCACCCCGACGTCGACATGGTGTCCTTCACCGGCTCGACCCGGGCCGGCATCCTGGTCGCCAAGGCGGCCGCCGACACCGTCAAGCGCGTCCACCAGGAACTGGGCGGCAAGTCGGCCAACATCCTGATGGACGACGTCGATTTCGAGAAGGCGGTGACCAAGGGCATCGTCAACTGCTTCCGCAACAGCGGCCAGTCCTGCAACGCGCCCACCCGCATGTTCGTCCCGGCCGCGCGCCATGACGAGATCCTGGCCGTCGCCAAGAAGGTCGCCGAATCGCACAAGGTCGGCCACCCGCAGACCGAGGGCACCTCGCTCGGCCCCGTGGTCAGCCAGACCCAGTTCGAGAAGATCCAGCGCCTGATCCAGACCGGCATCGACGAGGGTGCGACGCTAGTCACCGGCGGCCCCGGCCGGCCCGAGGGCCTGAACCGCGGCTATTATGTGCGGCCGACCATCTTCGCCAACGTCACGCCGGACATGACGATCTCGCGCGAAGAGATCTTCGGGCCCGTGCTGGCCATCCACAAGTACGAGAGCGAGGACGAGGTCGTCCGTCTCGCCAACGACACGGTCTATGGCCTGGCGGCCTACATCCAGTCGGCCGACCTCGCCAAGGCGCGCGACATGGCGGCGAAGATGCGGGCCGGCAACGTCCACATCAACTACCCGATGGGCGACCTGGGCGCGCCGTTCGGCGGCTACAAGCAGTCCGGCAACGGCCGCGAATACGCCGATTTCGGCCTCGACGAGTTCCTGGAGATCAAGGCGGTCATCGGCTACGAAGCCGCCTGACCACCCACCGTTCCAGGCTTTCCATGACGGGGTGCCGCTTCCGCGGCGCCCCGTTTTCTTTTGAATCTACGATCCGAGCCCTTGAAGTTCCTCTTGAACAAGAGAGGGGCGCTTCTCGATCAGCGCCAGCAGAACCCGCGCGGGCCCTTCCGGTCGCCGGCGTCCCTGTTCCCAGCCGCGCAGCGTGCCCACGGCCACGCCGATGCTGCGCGCGAAGGCTGTCTGAGACAATCCCGCCCTGGCACGGATCGCCGCCACGTCCGGAATCGGCACGACCACCTCGTGGGTGACGGAACCACCGCGCGCACCCTTGGCGTAGGCGAGCGCCTCCTCCAGTCCTTGCCGGATGCTTTCGTAAGCCTCGCTCATGCCCGTCTCCCGTAAGCCTCGGCAATAAGGTCGCAAAGGGAAATCAGCGCCGCCCGCTCCGCCGTCGAGATGTTCGCCTTCTCGTTCTTTCCGAACACGGAAAGCAGAAACACCGGCAGGTCCTGGCGGCGATAGAAGTGCAATACCCGCCATCCGCCGCTCTTGCCGCCGCCGGGTCGACCGAACCTCATTTTGTAGAGGCCGCCGCCAAGCGGCACGCCCGCTGCGGGGTCTGATGCAAGAGCCGTAACCAACTCGGCACGCTCGGCGTCCGCCAAGCCGACCGCCTTTGCTCTGCGCAGAAACTGCGCGGTTTCGACAACGGTCACGAGGCGTTCGACCATCGGCCAATGTGGTACGAACCACACTATACGTCAATGACGTATCTATGCTTTAGCGGTCGGCTCATGGAGTGGCAGTCCGTTGACAGTGCCACCCAGCGGGCGCTGTATTTTATATAAAATATGATTCGTCCCCTCAATCGCGGTTGTCCGCATCGGGGGCAACAAGAATCCGGGCGCGCTAAAGCGTCCGGTATCGGAGGGGAAACCCCATGCGCACCATACGCTCTGTCCTACTGCCGGCTGCTTTCGTCTTGCCGGCAGCGCTGACGCTCCTGTCGCCTGCGCCGTCCGGCGCCCAGGAACTGAAGGACTTCGGCAGCTTCCATGTTGGCGGCCGCCAGGTCAGCCTCAGCGGCTATCCCGTCACCGAGAGCGTCTTCACCCAAGGTGCCGCACCCACCCGGGTCGATCCGAACGGCGATTTCGAAGTGGAGCAGATGTACGTCCAGTACCTCGTTCCCGCCCCGCAGGCCTCGAAGTACCCGCTGCTGATGTGGCATGGCGGCGGCCTGACCGGGACGACGTGGGAGACCAAGCCCGATGGCAAGCCCGGTTGGATGAACTACTTCTTCAAGGCCGGCCACCCGGTCTATGTCTCCGACGCGGTCGAGCGCGGGCGCGCCTCCTGGGCGCGTTATCCGGAGATCTACAAGACCCCGCCCTTCTTCCGCACCAAGAAGGAAGCGTGGGAAATCTTCCGCATCGGCCCGCCCGATTCCTATGCGACCGACCCGGCCAAGCGCGTGATGAATGCGGGCATGAAGTTCCCGGTCGAGGCCTTCGACCAGTTCGGCAAGCAGTTCGTGCCGCGCTGGACCAGCAACGATGCCATCACCCAGACCGCATACCATGCGCTGGTGCAGAAGGTCGGCCCGTCCGTCGTGATGGTCCACAGCCAGGCCGGCAATTTCGGCTTCCACGCGGCCCTGGCCGCACCCGACAAGGTCAAGGCGCTGATCGCGATCGAGCCCGCCGGCGCGCCGCTGCCCGGGCCCGAGCTGGACAAGCTGAAGGGCATCCCGATGCTGATCGTGTGGGGCGACTATGTCGGCACGGAAGCCGTCTGGACCCGCCAGCAGCCGGCGTCGGTCAACTTCGCCCGCGACCTGAACGCGCGCGGCGGCGATGTCGAATGGCTGGACCTGCCCAAGGCCGGCGTCACCGGCAACAGCCACATGCTGATGATGGACACCAACTCCGACCAGATCGCCGGGCTGATCCAGGACTGGATGAAGCGCAAGGGCCTGATGAACTGACCCTCATGACATGAGGCGGGGCGGGGCGCGCCCGCCAGGGCAGCCCCGCCTTCTTCCCGATCCCGGACGGCCATCGCGCTGGCGCCCCTCCCTGCTACAGGGTTAGATCAGCGCCAACGATAACCAACCAGGAGGGGAAACGGTGAAGACCAGACACGCACTGGCCGCATTGGCGGCCGCCCTGCTCGCGGCTGCCGGCCCGGTTGCCGCCACCGGACCGGCCGCAGCCCAGGCCTATCCCAGCAAGACCATCCGCTGGGTGGTGCCCTACACGCCGGGCGGGATCACGGATTCGGTGACGCGCCTCGTCACCCAGAAGATCCAGGCCTCGATTGGCCAGAACATCGTCGTCGAGAACAAGCCCGGCGCCAACTCGATCATCGGCGCCGAGAACGTCGCGGTGGCAGCGCCCGACGGCTACAGCATCCTGACGGTGATCGCGGCCCACGCCGCCAACGCCACGCTCTATGCCGGCAAGCTGCCGTTCGATGCGGTGAAGAGCTTCCAGCCGATCTCGCTGCCGGCGATCGCACCGCTGATCCTGACGACCGGCCTCACCTTCCCGCCCAAGGACATGAAGGAGCTGATCGCCTATGCAAAGCAGAATCCCGGCAAGGTGGCGTTCGGCTCGTCGGGCATCGGGGCTGCCGCCCACCTGACGACGGAGTTGCTGAAGCAGACCGCCGGCATCGACATGCTGCACATCCCCTACAAGGGCACGGCACCGGCGGTGCAGGACCTGATCGCCGGCCAGATCCAGGTGCTGGTCGACGTGCCGTCCTCGATGATGCCGCATGTGCGCGGCGGCAAGGTGCGCGGCGTCGCCATGTTCTCGGGCAAGCGGGTCCAGGGCGCGGACGAGATCCCGACCATCGTCGAGAGCGGCGGCCCGGCGATCGAGGCCTCGACCTGGGTCATGTTCCTGGCCCCGGCCGGCACGCCGCCCGCCATCGTCCAACGCCTGTCCGAGGAGACCGCCAAGGCGCTGGCCCTGCCCGACGTCAAGGAGCGCTTCGCCCAGCTCGGCATCGAGGCCGTTGGCGGCACGCCGGAGGCGACGGGCAAGTTCCTGGCCGACGAAATCGCCAAATGGGCCAAGGTCATCACCACGGCCGGCGTGAAGCCGGAGTAGCTCTTCCTAGAAGAACCCCGCGAGATTCCGCCGGATGCGGTCCAGGATCGGGCCGTCTTCGGCGGGAAACGCGAATGCCTGGCCGGTGATCATCTCGTAGGCGCGGATATAGACCTCGGCCGTGCCGGCGATCAGCTCGGCCGGGATCTCGGGGATCGGGTCGGTGTAGGGGTCGCAGCGCGCCGCCACCCAGCTCCGCACGAAGTCCTTGTCGAAGCTCTCGGGCCGGTCGCCGGCGGCAAAGCGCGCGGGATAGCTGTCGGCCATCCAGTAGCGGCTGCTGTCGGGCGTGTGGATCTCGTCCGCCAGCACGATGCGGCCGTCGCGGTCGGTGCCGAACTCGTACTTGGTGTCGACCAGGATCAGGCCCTGGCGGGCCGCCATCTCCTGCCCGCGGGCGAAGAGTGCGAAGGCGTAGTCGGTGAGCTGGCGCCACTGGCCGGCCGTCAGCAGGCCGCGGCCGACGATCTCGTCCGGCGTCAGCGGCTCGTCATGGCCGCCGTCGAAGGCCTTGCTGGTGGGCGTGACGATGGGTCGGGGCAGGCGCTGGTTGTCACGCATGCCGTCGGGCAGCCGCACGCCGTACATGTCCCGCTGGCCGGCCTTGTAGAGCGTCAGGATCGAGGTGCCGGTGGTGCCCGCCAGATAGTCGCGGATCACCACCTCGACCGGCAGGATGTCGAGCCGCTGGCCGATCACCACGTTGGGGTCGGGATAGGCCAGCACGTGGTTGGGGCAGATGTCGGCCGTCGCCTCGAACCAGAAGCGCGCGGTCTGGGTCAGCACCTGGCCCTTGCAGGGGATCACCGCCAGGATGCGGTCGAAGGCGCTGAGGCGGTCGGTCGCGATCAGGATCCGCCGGCCGTCCGGCAGGTCGTAGTTGTCGCGCACCTTGCCGCTGTAGTGGTTCGGCAGCTCGGGAATCGTCGCATCGGCCAGGACGCGGTCCAGGGCTCCCATCAGTTGCGGGCGGGTCATCACTGTCGTCCTGAAATTTGCGGCGGCAAAGGGCACTTTATTCGCTGCCAGCACTTTATTCACTGAACGTGCGTGCGATCGAGCGATATTCGGCCAGGGCCGCGCGCGCGTCGATCTTGCGCTCGCGCGAAGCCTTGATGATCCAGGCGGTTTCGATCGGGCCGAAGATGTCCTCGAACTCCAGCTCCATGGCCGCATCGGCCACCGACAGGATGTTGCCGGCCACCGTCGCCACGCTGCGGGCCCGGGCATCGGCCGCCCGCCAGCCGCGCCCGGCCAGGGCCGACAGCCGCTCGCCCGAGACCGACAGCAGGGCTGCGCGATCGGCCCCCAGCCGGTCGAGGGCTGCTGGATTCATCACGATCGAGAAGGTGCCGTCGTAGAAGCCGACCGGCATCTCGACCGAGTGTTTCGCCACCTCCATAAGCCGAAAGCTCTCCTTGCTCTCCATCGGGAAGAAGGCGCCGTCCGCCCGGCCTTCGACCATGGCGGCATAGGCCTGGAGCGGGCCGAGGGAGATCGGCCGGATGCCGAGCGCGGCCGTGATGGCCGTGGACACCCCGCCCGGCACGCGTATCCGCAGGCCGCGCAGGTCGGCTAGCTGGGTGATGGGCTGCTTCAGGTGCAGCACCCCCTGCCCGTGCAGCATGACGCCGATCACCGCTAC encodes:
- a CDS encoding aldehyde dehydrogenase family protein, with translation MSHAQQFYIDGQWVDPIVPATIDVIDPSSEEAFVKISVGSAADVDRAVAAAKAAFPAFSQTSKAERVALLRRIVEVYKTRLPDIAAAVSQEMGAPMDLATNAQAAIGWRHIAKMADTLEQYEFNELRGSTLIAKEPIGVCGMITPWNWPLNQIACKVAPAIAAGCTMVLKPSEIAPINGIIFAEVMHEAGVPKGVFNLVNGDGPTVGQAIASHPDVDMVSFTGSTRAGILVAKAAADTVKRVHQELGGKSANILMDDVDFEKAVTKGIVNCFRNSGQSCNAPTRMFVPAARHDEILAVAKKVAESHKVGHPQTEGTSLGPVVSQTQFEKIQRLIQTGIDEGATLVTGGPGRPEGLNRGYYVRPTIFANVTPDMTISREEIFGPVLAIHKYESEDEVVRLANDTVYGLAAYIQSADLAKARDMAAKMRAGNVHINYPMGDLGAPFGGYKQSGNGREYADFGLDEFLEIKAVIGYEAA
- a CDS encoding helix-turn-helix domain-containing protein, encoding MSEAYESIRQGLEEALAYAKGARGGSVTHEVVVPIPDVAAIRARAGLSQTAFARSIGVAVGTLRGWEQGRRRPEGPARVLLALIEKRPSLVQEELQGLGS
- a CDS encoding alpha/beta hydrolase family protein is translated as MRTIRSVLLPAAFVLPAALTLLSPAPSGAQELKDFGSFHVGGRQVSLSGYPVTESVFTQGAAPTRVDPNGDFEVEQMYVQYLVPAPQASKYPLLMWHGGGLTGTTWETKPDGKPGWMNYFFKAGHPVYVSDAVERGRASWARYPEIYKTPPFFRTKKEAWEIFRIGPPDSYATDPAKRVMNAGMKFPVEAFDQFGKQFVPRWTSNDAITQTAYHALVQKVGPSVVMVHSQAGNFGFHAALAAPDKVKALIAIEPAGAPLPGPELDKLKGIPMLIVWGDYVGTEAVWTRQQPASVNFARDLNARGGDVEWLDLPKAGVTGNSHMLMMDTNSDQIAGLIQDWMKRKGLMN
- a CDS encoding type II toxin-antitoxin system RelE/ParE family toxin, with translation MVERLVTVVETAQFLRRAKAVGLADAERAELVTALASDPAAGVPLGGGLYKMRFGRPGGGKSGGWRVLHFYRRQDLPVFLLSVFGKNEKANISTAERAALISLCDLIAEAYGRRA
- a CDS encoding TRAP transporter substrate-binding protein; the protein is MICRLLGLAFLAVIALSPGATSAQGTTVLRLSTWVPPGHELNRTVFPTWARSVERVTDGRVKVEIQHDLAAADRQFDLVRDGKADIGYVFHGYHPDRFLLPQLAELPGTGADQVAASVAYWRVHEAILAKAEEHRGVAVIGVMLHGQGVLHLKQPITQLADLRGLRIRVPGGVSTAITAALGIRPISLGPLQAYAAMVEGRADGAFFPMESKESFRLMEVAKHSVEMPVGFYDGTFSIVMNPAALDRLGADRAALLSVSGERLSALAGRGWRAADARARSVATVAGNILSVADAAMELEFEDIFGPIETAWIIKASRERKIDARAALAEYRSIARTFSE
- a CDS encoding zinc-binding metallopeptidase family protein, giving the protein MKLFECQNCGQPLYFENTRCMSCGLVLGYLPDIGEMSALESEGDDWRALGAPDRPYRFCANVTHGICNWLVPADQDEPLCRACRHNRTIPDLAPAGNLDRWRRLELAKHRLFYTLLALGLPLANRVDDPDNGLAFDFLADASPQGPRVLTGHDDGLVTINLEEADDHARERIRTEMGEPYRTLLGHFRHEVGHWFWDRLVANGPQLEACRALFGDDTQDYAQALARHYQNGPPPDWQDRFVSAYASSHPWEDFAETWAHYLHIVDTLETARAFGLRIQPRIERGPEMAARIDFDPNTSVGAERLVDAWLPLTFAVNSLNRSMGHPDLYPFVLPPPVIEKLDFIDRLVHPPAG
- a CDS encoding tripartite tricarboxylate transporter substrate binding protein — its product is MKTRHALAALAAALLAAAGPVAATGPAAAQAYPSKTIRWVVPYTPGGITDSVTRLVTQKIQASIGQNIVVENKPGANSIIGAENVAVAAPDGYSILTVIAAHAANATLYAGKLPFDAVKSFQPISLPAIAPLILTTGLTFPPKDMKELIAYAKQNPGKVAFGSSGIGAAAHLTTELLKQTAGIDMLHIPYKGTAPAVQDLIAGQIQVLVDVPSSMMPHVRGGKVRGVAMFSGKRVQGADEIPTIVESGGPAIEASTWVMFLAPAGTPPAIVQRLSEETAKALALPDVKERFAQLGIEAVGGTPEATGKFLADEIAKWAKVITTAGVKPE
- a CDS encoding phosphoribosylaminoimidazolesuccinocarboxamide synthase produces the protein MTRPQLMGALDRVLADATIPELPNHYSGKVRDNYDLPDGRRILIATDRLSAFDRILAVIPCKGQVLTQTARFWFEATADICPNHVLAYPDPNVVIGQRLDILPVEVVIRDYLAGTTGTSILTLYKAGQRDMYGVRLPDGMRDNQRLPRPIVTPTSKAFDGGHDEPLTPDEIVGRGLLTAGQWRQLTDYAFALFARGQEMAARQGLILVDTKYEFGTDRDGRIVLADEIHTPDSSRYWMADSYPARFAAGDRPESFDKDFVRSWVAARCDPYTDPIPEIPAELIAGTAEVYIRAYEMITGQAFAFPAEDGPILDRIRRNLAGFF